A window of the Scylla paramamosain isolate STU-SP2022 chromosome 34, ASM3559412v1, whole genome shotgun sequence genome harbors these coding sequences:
- the LOC135090166 gene encoding tigger transposable element-derived protein 4-like isoform X1, with protein sequence MEIQVGSTMDDMQRLTTPCADLERLAAAAATMGYSSDSLPVSAHHLPASTAPPSSLASLMPQYPDPYDLSRAQYATRITEYPARPMYEQPRTPHSTPTPPATTQHQHSLSPTHTTHTTHSSLVTRASQYNVDRAAFTHMASRGQQEPQQQQQQQQQQQQQQQQQQYTAVTVSGSNAGVAVQYGDVKAVTSVAVPHTQTLSLPSPASPAPSSNAVSQAVTQAVMTFVQDGNFSMEPSLPLPVPPQEKKTKKKEKKPEGEAKEKRGESPPAEASALGEGTSMEGSAKMSLAEVPEPVLIDGRKYYVCGVCDVRFLRKYQFRRHLISHTGEKRGALSLETKVEIIRRIQSGEKQVDLAMEYNVGRSTLSFIMKHADKFLGVWKNGKFHPESKRLRGAQREDVEEALYEWYKQALQMNLTITGPILCQKAKDFALKLGYKEFKATHGWLDRFKHRKNIVLGRGKPIKDKEGQEDNEELKGDFTGQVLPSALMEFEANDVFHADEVGLLYRILPNKISPLRGNRCAGGSKSKHRVTVLMCTNMTGTEKFPLLVIGKHPKPKCFKNVKSLPVQYLANPKSWMTTESFTAWLHDLDSWFVQQNRKVLLILSSRPIHPKAPKLNAVRVLTSPQTFIGPCKLGMAHSLKRNYRRAVLEMLLNFMEEENVKKKKKGRCPSMQLNLLACLHLLAAAWHAVTDVTINNSFQRSGIGKYALWGMNLIPETNLGTENLELLHKLKSKGFKIPDGITFDEYVTFDSDVQVCHLMDDDDIIAAVTGADVESSDSEEEEDPPEDEKVKVERRDKVEQGDNSSEAIPSEEAEAGPPMTEVDSSLDTLRQHIQYQEGAQEMFRVLAHLEFLIHKGSSRPPVAIAATEATTT encoded by the exons ATGGAGATACAG GTTGGCAGCACAATGGATGACATGCAGCGCCTCACCACTCCCTGTGCTGACCTTGAGAGGCtggctgccgctgctgccaccaTGGGCTACTCCTCAGACTCCCTGCCAGTATCAGCACACCACCTGCCAGCCAGCACTGCACCCCCCAGCTCCCTGGCCTCCCTCATGCCCCAGTACCCCGACCCCTATGACCTCTCACGGGCCCAGTATGCCACCCGCATCACTGAGTACCCCGCCCGGCCTATGTATGAACAGCCACGGACACCCCACTCCACCCCCACACCGCCTGCCACCACCCAGCACCAGCACAGCCTCTCCCCAacccacaccacccacaccacccactCCTCCCTGGTCACCCGAGCTTCGCAGTACAATGTGGACCGAGCTGCATTCACCCACATGGCCAGCAGGGGACAGCAGGagcctcagcagcagcagcaacagcagcagcaacagcagcagcagcagcagcagcagcagtacacagcagtgacagtgtctggcagcAATGCAGGAGTGGCTGTCCAGTATGGTGATGTAAAGGCTGTCACCAGCGTAGCAGTgccacacacccagacactgtcCCTGCCATCCCCTGCGTCCCCCGCCCCCTCAAGCAATGCGGTGTCGCAGGCTGTCACACAGGCCGTTATGACCTTCGTCCAGGATGGAAACTTCTCCATGgagccctccctgcctctccctgtcccaccgcaggaaaaaaagaccaagaagaaggaaaagaagcctGAGGGGGAGgccaaggaaaaaagaggagaaagccCCCCAGCAGAAGCTAGTGCTCTAGGGGAGGGCACCAGCATGGAGGGCAGTGCCAAGATGAGCTTGGCTGAGGTGCCGGAGCCGGTGCTCATAGATGGCAGGAAGTACTATGTGTGCGGCGTGTGTGACGTCAGGTTCCTGCGCAAGTACCAATTCCGGCGGCACCTCATATCTCACACTGGGGAGAAGCGGGGTGCCCTCTCCCTGGAGACCAAGGTGGAGATCATCCGCCGCATACAGTCTGGGGAGAAGCAGGTGGACCTGGCTATGGAGTACAATGTGGGGCGGTCCACCCTCAGCTTCATCATGAAGCATGCCGACAAGTTCCTCGGAGTGTGGAAGAACGGGAAGTTCCACCCGGAGAGCAAGAGGCTGCGTGGTGCCCAgagggaggatgtggaggaggccCTGTATGAATGGTACAAGCAGGCCCTGCAGATGAACCTGACCATCACGGGCCCCATCCTGTGCCAGAAGGCCAAGGACTTTGCCCTTAAGCTGGGCTACAAGGAGTTTAAGGCCACACACGGCTGGCTGGATCGCTTCAAGCACAGGAAGAACATCGTGCTGGGCCGAGGGAAGCCCATCAAGGacaaggaggggcaggaggacaACGAGGAGCTCAAAGGGGACTTCACTGGCCAGGTTCTGCCCAGTGCCCTGATGGAGTTTGAGGCCAATGATGTGTTTCATGCGGATGAGGTTGGCCTTCTGTACCGAATCCTTCCCAACAAGATCTCTCCACTGCGGGGGAACAGGTGCGCCGGTGGCAGCAAGAGCAAGCACCGGGTGACTGTCCTGATGTGCACTAACATGACAGGCACTGAGAAGTTCCCACTGCTGGTAATCGGCAAGCACCCCAAGCCCAAGTGCTTCAAGAATGTGAAGAGCCTCCCCGTGCAGTACCTGGCCAATCCCAAGTCCTGGATGACCACGGAGAGCTTCACCGCCTGGCTGCACGACCTGGACTCCTGGTTTGTGCAGCAGAACAGGAAAGTgctcctcattctctcctcgCGCCCCATCCACCCTAAGGCCCCCAAGCTGAATGCAGTGCGGGTGCTCACCAGCCCACAGACGTTCATTGGCCCCTGCAAGCTGGGCATGGCTCACTCCCTCAAGAGAAACTACCGGCGGGCTGTGCTGGAGATGCTCCTCAACtttatggaggaagagaatgtcaagaaaaagaagaaaggaagatgtcCCTCAATGCAGCTCAACTTGCTGGCCTGCCTACACCTATTGGCAGCAGCCTGGCATGCTGTCACTGAtgtcaccatcaacaacagTTTCCAGCGGTCTGGCATTGGGAAGTATGCTCTCTGGGGCATGAATCTCATTCCTGAAACCAATCTGGGCACTGAAAATCTGGAGCTGCTCCATAAGCTGAAGTCCAAAGGCTTCAAGATCCCTGACGGCATCACATTTGATGAGTATGTCACCTTTGATAGCGATGTACAAGTGTGTCACTTGATGGATGATGACGACATCATTGCAGCTGTGACGGGTGCCGATGTGGAGTCCTCagacagtgaggaggaggaggacccaccggaagatgagaaggtgaaggtggagcGGAGGGACAAGGTGGAGCAGGGCGACAACAGCAGTGAGGCAATACCCAGTGAGGAGGCAGAGGCGGGGCCCCCCATGACAGAGGTGGACTCCAGCCTGGACACCCTGCGGCAGCACATCCAGTACCAGGAGGGAGCTCAGGAGATGTTCCGGGTGTTGGCACACTTGGAATTCCTGATCCATAAGGGCTCCAGCCGTCCCCCAGTGGCCATTGCTGCCACAGAAGCCACCACCACTTGA
- the LOC135090166 gene encoding tigger transposable element-derived protein 4-like isoform X3: MDDMQRLTTPCADLERLAAAAATMGYSSDSLPVSAHHLPASTAPPSSLASLMPQYPDPYDLSRAQYATRITEYPARPMYEQPRTPHSTPTPPATTQHQHSLSPTHTTHTTHSSLVTRASQYNVDRAAFTHMASRGQQEPQQQQQQQQQQQQQQQQQQYTAVTVSGSNAGVAVQYGDVKAVTSVAVPHTQTLSLPSPASPAPSSNAVSQAVTQAVMTFVQDGNFSMEPSLPLPVPPQEKKTKKKEKKPEGEAKEKRGESPPAEASALGEGTSMEGSAKMSLAEVPEPVLIDGRKYYVCGVCDVRFLRKYQFRRHLISHTGEKRGALSLETKVEIIRRIQSGEKQVDLAMEYNVGRSTLSFIMKHADKFLGVWKNGKFHPESKRLRGAQREDVEEALYEWYKQALQMNLTITGPILCQKAKDFALKLGYKEFKATHGWLDRFKHRKNIVLGRGKPIKDKEGQEDNEELKGDFTGQVLPSALMEFEANDVFHADEVGLLYRILPNKISPLRGNRCAGGSKSKHRVTVLMCTNMTGTEKFPLLVIGKHPKPKCFKNVKSLPVQYLANPKSWMTTESFTAWLHDLDSWFVQQNRKVLLILSSRPIHPKAPKLNAVRVLTSPQTFIGPCKLGMAHSLKRNYRRAVLEMLLNFMEEENVKKKKKGRCPSMQLNLLACLHLLAAAWHAVTDVTINNSFQRSGIGKYALWGMNLIPETNLGTENLELLHKLKSKGFKIPDGITFDEYVTFDSDVQVCHLMDDDDIIAAVTGADVESSDSEEEEDPPEDEKVKVERRDKVEQGDNSSEAIPSEEAEAGPPMTEVDSSLDTLRQHIQYQEGAQEMFRVLAHLEFLIHKGSSRPPVAIAATEATTT, translated from the coding sequence ATGGATGACATGCAGCGCCTCACCACTCCCTGTGCTGACCTTGAGAGGCtggctgccgctgctgccaccaTGGGCTACTCCTCAGACTCCCTGCCAGTATCAGCACACCACCTGCCAGCCAGCACTGCACCCCCCAGCTCCCTGGCCTCCCTCATGCCCCAGTACCCCGACCCCTATGACCTCTCACGGGCCCAGTATGCCACCCGCATCACTGAGTACCCCGCCCGGCCTATGTATGAACAGCCACGGACACCCCACTCCACCCCCACACCGCCTGCCACCACCCAGCACCAGCACAGCCTCTCCCCAacccacaccacccacaccacccactCCTCCCTGGTCACCCGAGCTTCGCAGTACAATGTGGACCGAGCTGCATTCACCCACATGGCCAGCAGGGGACAGCAGGagcctcagcagcagcagcaacagcagcagcaacagcagcagcagcagcagcagcagcagtacacagcagtgacagtgtctggcagcAATGCAGGAGTGGCTGTCCAGTATGGTGATGTAAAGGCTGTCACCAGCGTAGCAGTgccacacacccagacactgtcCCTGCCATCCCCTGCGTCCCCCGCCCCCTCAAGCAATGCGGTGTCGCAGGCTGTCACACAGGCCGTTATGACCTTCGTCCAGGATGGAAACTTCTCCATGgagccctccctgcctctccctgtcccaccgcaggaaaaaaagaccaagaagaaggaaaagaagcctGAGGGGGAGgccaaggaaaaaagaggagaaagccCCCCAGCAGAAGCTAGTGCTCTAGGGGAGGGCACCAGCATGGAGGGCAGTGCCAAGATGAGCTTGGCTGAGGTGCCGGAGCCGGTGCTCATAGATGGCAGGAAGTACTATGTGTGCGGCGTGTGTGACGTCAGGTTCCTGCGCAAGTACCAATTCCGGCGGCACCTCATATCTCACACTGGGGAGAAGCGGGGTGCCCTCTCCCTGGAGACCAAGGTGGAGATCATCCGCCGCATACAGTCTGGGGAGAAGCAGGTGGACCTGGCTATGGAGTACAATGTGGGGCGGTCCACCCTCAGCTTCATCATGAAGCATGCCGACAAGTTCCTCGGAGTGTGGAAGAACGGGAAGTTCCACCCGGAGAGCAAGAGGCTGCGTGGTGCCCAgagggaggatgtggaggaggccCTGTATGAATGGTACAAGCAGGCCCTGCAGATGAACCTGACCATCACGGGCCCCATCCTGTGCCAGAAGGCCAAGGACTTTGCCCTTAAGCTGGGCTACAAGGAGTTTAAGGCCACACACGGCTGGCTGGATCGCTTCAAGCACAGGAAGAACATCGTGCTGGGCCGAGGGAAGCCCATCAAGGacaaggaggggcaggaggacaACGAGGAGCTCAAAGGGGACTTCACTGGCCAGGTTCTGCCCAGTGCCCTGATGGAGTTTGAGGCCAATGATGTGTTTCATGCGGATGAGGTTGGCCTTCTGTACCGAATCCTTCCCAACAAGATCTCTCCACTGCGGGGGAACAGGTGCGCCGGTGGCAGCAAGAGCAAGCACCGGGTGACTGTCCTGATGTGCACTAACATGACAGGCACTGAGAAGTTCCCACTGCTGGTAATCGGCAAGCACCCCAAGCCCAAGTGCTTCAAGAATGTGAAGAGCCTCCCCGTGCAGTACCTGGCCAATCCCAAGTCCTGGATGACCACGGAGAGCTTCACCGCCTGGCTGCACGACCTGGACTCCTGGTTTGTGCAGCAGAACAGGAAAGTgctcctcattctctcctcgCGCCCCATCCACCCTAAGGCCCCCAAGCTGAATGCAGTGCGGGTGCTCACCAGCCCACAGACGTTCATTGGCCCCTGCAAGCTGGGCATGGCTCACTCCCTCAAGAGAAACTACCGGCGGGCTGTGCTGGAGATGCTCCTCAACtttatggaggaagagaatgtcaagaaaaagaagaaaggaagatgtcCCTCAATGCAGCTCAACTTGCTGGCCTGCCTACACCTATTGGCAGCAGCCTGGCATGCTGTCACTGAtgtcaccatcaacaacagTTTCCAGCGGTCTGGCATTGGGAAGTATGCTCTCTGGGGCATGAATCTCATTCCTGAAACCAATCTGGGCACTGAAAATCTGGAGCTGCTCCATAAGCTGAAGTCCAAAGGCTTCAAGATCCCTGACGGCATCACATTTGATGAGTATGTCACCTTTGATAGCGATGTACAAGTGTGTCACTTGATGGATGATGACGACATCATTGCAGCTGTGACGGGTGCCGATGTGGAGTCCTCagacagtgaggaggaggaggacccaccggaagatgagaaggtgaaggtggagcGGAGGGACAAGGTGGAGCAGGGCGACAACAGCAGTGAGGCAATACCCAGTGAGGAGGCAGAGGCGGGGCCCCCCATGACAGAGGTGGACTCCAGCCTGGACACCCTGCGGCAGCACATCCAGTACCAGGAGGGAGCTCAGGAGATGTTCCGGGTGTTGGCACACTTGGAATTCCTGATCCATAAGGGCTCCAGCCGTCCCCCAGTGGCCATTGCTGCCACAGAAGCCACCACCACTTGA
- the LOC135090166 gene encoding tigger transposable element-derived protein 4-like isoform X2 — protein sequence MVGSTMDDMQRLTTPCADLERLAAAAATMGYSSDSLPVSAHHLPASTAPPSSLASLMPQYPDPYDLSRAQYATRITEYPARPMYEQPRTPHSTPTPPATTQHQHSLSPTHTTHTTHSSLVTRASQYNVDRAAFTHMASRGQQEPQQQQQQQQQQQQQQQQQQYTAVTVSGSNAGVAVQYGDVKAVTSVAVPHTQTLSLPSPASPAPSSNAVSQAVTQAVMTFVQDGNFSMEPSLPLPVPPQEKKTKKKEKKPEGEAKEKRGESPPAEASALGEGTSMEGSAKMSLAEVPEPVLIDGRKYYVCGVCDVRFLRKYQFRRHLISHTGEKRGALSLETKVEIIRRIQSGEKQVDLAMEYNVGRSTLSFIMKHADKFLGVWKNGKFHPESKRLRGAQREDVEEALYEWYKQALQMNLTITGPILCQKAKDFALKLGYKEFKATHGWLDRFKHRKNIVLGRGKPIKDKEGQEDNEELKGDFTGQVLPSALMEFEANDVFHADEVGLLYRILPNKISPLRGNRCAGGSKSKHRVTVLMCTNMTGTEKFPLLVIGKHPKPKCFKNVKSLPVQYLANPKSWMTTESFTAWLHDLDSWFVQQNRKVLLILSSRPIHPKAPKLNAVRVLTSPQTFIGPCKLGMAHSLKRNYRRAVLEMLLNFMEEENVKKKKKGRCPSMQLNLLACLHLLAAAWHAVTDVTINNSFQRSGIGKYALWGMNLIPETNLGTENLELLHKLKSKGFKIPDGITFDEYVTFDSDVQVCHLMDDDDIIAAVTGADVESSDSEEEEDPPEDEKVKVERRDKVEQGDNSSEAIPSEEAEAGPPMTEVDSSLDTLRQHIQYQEGAQEMFRVLAHLEFLIHKGSSRPPVAIAATEATTT from the exons ATG GTTGGCAGCACAATGGATGACATGCAGCGCCTCACCACTCCCTGTGCTGACCTTGAGAGGCtggctgccgctgctgccaccaTGGGCTACTCCTCAGACTCCCTGCCAGTATCAGCACACCACCTGCCAGCCAGCACTGCACCCCCCAGCTCCCTGGCCTCCCTCATGCCCCAGTACCCCGACCCCTATGACCTCTCACGGGCCCAGTATGCCACCCGCATCACTGAGTACCCCGCCCGGCCTATGTATGAACAGCCACGGACACCCCACTCCACCCCCACACCGCCTGCCACCACCCAGCACCAGCACAGCCTCTCCCCAacccacaccacccacaccacccactCCTCCCTGGTCACCCGAGCTTCGCAGTACAATGTGGACCGAGCTGCATTCACCCACATGGCCAGCAGGGGACAGCAGGagcctcagcagcagcagcaacagcagcagcaacagcagcagcagcagcagcagcagcagtacacagcagtgacagtgtctggcagcAATGCAGGAGTGGCTGTCCAGTATGGTGATGTAAAGGCTGTCACCAGCGTAGCAGTgccacacacccagacactgtcCCTGCCATCCCCTGCGTCCCCCGCCCCCTCAAGCAATGCGGTGTCGCAGGCTGTCACACAGGCCGTTATGACCTTCGTCCAGGATGGAAACTTCTCCATGgagccctccctgcctctccctgtcccaccgcaggaaaaaaagaccaagaagaaggaaaagaagcctGAGGGGGAGgccaaggaaaaaagaggagaaagccCCCCAGCAGAAGCTAGTGCTCTAGGGGAGGGCACCAGCATGGAGGGCAGTGCCAAGATGAGCTTGGCTGAGGTGCCGGAGCCGGTGCTCATAGATGGCAGGAAGTACTATGTGTGCGGCGTGTGTGACGTCAGGTTCCTGCGCAAGTACCAATTCCGGCGGCACCTCATATCTCACACTGGGGAGAAGCGGGGTGCCCTCTCCCTGGAGACCAAGGTGGAGATCATCCGCCGCATACAGTCTGGGGAGAAGCAGGTGGACCTGGCTATGGAGTACAATGTGGGGCGGTCCACCCTCAGCTTCATCATGAAGCATGCCGACAAGTTCCTCGGAGTGTGGAAGAACGGGAAGTTCCACCCGGAGAGCAAGAGGCTGCGTGGTGCCCAgagggaggatgtggaggaggccCTGTATGAATGGTACAAGCAGGCCCTGCAGATGAACCTGACCATCACGGGCCCCATCCTGTGCCAGAAGGCCAAGGACTTTGCCCTTAAGCTGGGCTACAAGGAGTTTAAGGCCACACACGGCTGGCTGGATCGCTTCAAGCACAGGAAGAACATCGTGCTGGGCCGAGGGAAGCCCATCAAGGacaaggaggggcaggaggacaACGAGGAGCTCAAAGGGGACTTCACTGGCCAGGTTCTGCCCAGTGCCCTGATGGAGTTTGAGGCCAATGATGTGTTTCATGCGGATGAGGTTGGCCTTCTGTACCGAATCCTTCCCAACAAGATCTCTCCACTGCGGGGGAACAGGTGCGCCGGTGGCAGCAAGAGCAAGCACCGGGTGACTGTCCTGATGTGCACTAACATGACAGGCACTGAGAAGTTCCCACTGCTGGTAATCGGCAAGCACCCCAAGCCCAAGTGCTTCAAGAATGTGAAGAGCCTCCCCGTGCAGTACCTGGCCAATCCCAAGTCCTGGATGACCACGGAGAGCTTCACCGCCTGGCTGCACGACCTGGACTCCTGGTTTGTGCAGCAGAACAGGAAAGTgctcctcattctctcctcgCGCCCCATCCACCCTAAGGCCCCCAAGCTGAATGCAGTGCGGGTGCTCACCAGCCCACAGACGTTCATTGGCCCCTGCAAGCTGGGCATGGCTCACTCCCTCAAGAGAAACTACCGGCGGGCTGTGCTGGAGATGCTCCTCAACtttatggaggaagagaatgtcaagaaaaagaagaaaggaagatgtcCCTCAATGCAGCTCAACTTGCTGGCCTGCCTACACCTATTGGCAGCAGCCTGGCATGCTGTCACTGAtgtcaccatcaacaacagTTTCCAGCGGTCTGGCATTGGGAAGTATGCTCTCTGGGGCATGAATCTCATTCCTGAAACCAATCTGGGCACTGAAAATCTGGAGCTGCTCCATAAGCTGAAGTCCAAAGGCTTCAAGATCCCTGACGGCATCACATTTGATGAGTATGTCACCTTTGATAGCGATGTACAAGTGTGTCACTTGATGGATGATGACGACATCATTGCAGCTGTGACGGGTGCCGATGTGGAGTCCTCagacagtgaggaggaggaggacccaccggaagatgagaaggtgaaggtggagcGGAGGGACAAGGTGGAGCAGGGCGACAACAGCAGTGAGGCAATACCCAGTGAGGAGGCAGAGGCGGGGCCCCCCATGACAGAGGTGGACTCCAGCCTGGACACCCTGCGGCAGCACATCCAGTACCAGGAGGGAGCTCAGGAGATGTTCCGGGTGTTGGCACACTTGGAATTCCTGATCCATAAGGGCTCCAGCCGTCCCCCAGTGGCCATTGCTGCCACAGAAGCCACCACCACTTGA